In Gorilla gorilla gorilla isolate KB3781 chromosome 16, NHGRI_mGorGor1-v2.1_pri, whole genome shotgun sequence, the genomic window cagcactttgggtggccaaggtgagtggctcacctgaggtcaggagttcaagaccagcctgaccaacatggcataaccctgtttctgctaaaaacataaaaattaactgggcgtggtggtgggtgcctgtaattccagctacttgagaggctgatggagattgcagtaagctgagatcacaccactttactccagcctgggcgacaaagctagactctgcctcaaaaaaaaaaaaaaaaaaaagacatcactgAATTAATGATCACTCTGGTTCACTAATTGATGCACATGTGCCTAGCCCATGGAATAGGGGTAGTATCCTCAAAGGATGTGGGCCTTCAGGGGCAGCATTACTCTGTGTGTCTGTTGCTTGCTGAAAGGTACAAGGACTCCACATTACCCAGTCATACCTTAAATCCAGTTGGGCACCAATCTACAAACTGGATGGTGCGCTTGGTCTTGATGGTGGCGATGGCCGCGTTGACATCTTTCGGGACCACATCCCCCCTGTACAACATGCAGCAGGCCATGTACTTGCCGTGGCGAGGGTCACACTTGACCATCTGATTGGCTGGCTCGAAGCAGGCATTGGTGATCTCAGCCACGGACAGCTGCTCGTGGTAGGCCTTCTCGGCTGAGATGACCGGGGCGTAGGTGGCCAGGGGGAAGTGGATGCGGGGGTACGGCACTAGGTTGGTCTGGAATTCCGTCAAGTCCACATTCAGGGCCCCGTCGAATCGCAGGGAGGCCGTGATGGAGGACACGATCTGCCCAATCAGGCGATTGAGGTTGGTGTACGTGGGACGCTCGATGTCCAGGTTGCGCCGACATATGTCATAGATGGCTTCATTGTCGACCATGAAGGCACAGTCAGAATGTTCCAGGGTCGTGTGGGTGGTCAGGATGGAGTTGTAGGGCTCCACCACGGCCGTGGAGACCTGGGGGGCTGGGTAAATGGCAAACTCTAGCTTGGACTTCTTGCCGTAATCCACTGAGAGCCGCTCCATGAGCAGAGATGCGAACCCAGAGCCAGTGCCGCCCCCAAAGCTGTGGAAGATGAGGAAGCCCTGCAGTCCCGTGCACAGATCTGCCTGAGAGAAACCAGACAACATGAATCAATGCCCGTGGAAGCCACACCACCAATCTCCACCAAGCCAGGGCCACTTCTCTGCCTCTGAAGACTTGATATGGATTCCAGTCATCCA contains:
- the LOC101136583 gene encoding tubulin alpha-3 chain, whose amino-acid sequence is MRECISIHVGQAGVQIGNACWELYCLEHGIQPDGQMPSDKTIGGGDDSFNTFFSETGAGKHVPRAVFVDLEPTVVDEVRTGTYRQLFHPEQLITGKEDAANNYARGHYTIGKEIVDLVLDRIRKLADLCTGLQGFLIFHSFGGGTGSGFASLLMERLSVDYGKKSKLEFAIYPAPQVSTAVVEPYNSILTTHTTLEHSDCAFMVDNEAIYDICRRNLDIERPTYTNLNRLIGQIVSSITASLRFDGALNVDLTEFQTNLVPYPRIHFPLATYAPVISAEKAYHEQLSVAEITNACFEPANQMVKCDPRHGKYMACCMLYRGDVVPKDVNAAIATIKTKRTIQFVDWCPTGFKVGINYQPPTVVPGGDLAKVQRAVCMLSNTTAIAEAWARLDHKFDLMYAKRAFVHWYVGEGMEEGEFSEAREDLAALEKDYEEVGVDSFEAEAEEGEEY